The genomic region GCGTCGTGGTCCTCGGGCGGCAGGTAGACGATCGTGCCGCAGGTTTCGGTCATGCCATATTGCTGGGCGAAGCCGCATTTGAACACCTCGGTCGCCTCGCGCAGCAGGTCGAGCGCGATCGGCGAGGCGCCGTAGAGAATATGCCGCAGCTTCGGAAATTCGAGCTCGCGAACGTTCGGCATCATCAGCAGCATCTGGATCGCCGTGGGGACGAGGAACATCTTGGAGATGCCGTCCTTCGCCATCGCTTCCAGAACCTGGGCGGGCAGGAAATCGCGGTGCACGATCGTCGTCGCGCCGTTGAAATAGCCGACGATAGCCCAGCCGACCCCGCCGATATGGCCCAGCGGCAGCGCGACCAGATTGACGTCGTCCTCCAGCCACTCGTTCCACGGCATCGGCACGCCCATCGCATCGCGCCGGCCGCTCAGGATGTTGCGATGGCTGAGCATCACGCCCTTGGGTTTGCCGGTGGTCCCGGATGTGTAGAGCTGAAGTGCGACGTCGCCCGGATCGACCTCGATATCGGGCGCCGAGCTGTCCGCCGCATCGCGCCACTCGGCAAAGCCTGGCAGATCGCTTCCCGGCTCCATCGCGATGCACTTGTCGACACCGGGCAGCGCGCAATATTCGGACGCGCGCTCGAACTGGTCGGCCGCGAGGAACAGCAGGCGTGTGTCGGAATCGTCGAACACCTGGATGATTTCCCGTGCGGCGAGGCGCCACTGTGCCGGAACCATCACCATTCCCGCCTTCGCGACTCCGAACATCAGTTCGAAGAAGCTGTCGAGCGCCTTGCCGACGAAACCGACGCGAGCGCCCGGCTTCAGCCCCTCGGCCAGCAGCGCATTGGCGACTCGATTCGCCCGGGCATCGAGCGTCGCCCAACTGGTTTCCGTCCCTTCGAAACAGGTAGCGGTTTTCAGCGGTCGTCGTGAGGCATGGTAGGCGGGGATGTCCCCCAGCCGAGGCATCGCATCGAAATCGATCGCCTGATCCACCCGCGTCCTCTGCGTCGCTTCGCCCATTCAGCCTCTCCAGATTGCCCGGGATTGGATCCCGTCGCTACGCATTAATTACTTAAATAACGCAGAGAGGGCAAGCCAGCGGTCAGCGGTGCAGGAGGATACTTTCCATCAGCAGTTCGGTGATGTGATCGGCATATCCGCGCCGCATCTCGTCGGTTATCTCGTCGATCCCGAAGGCGTATTTTAGCGAGTGGCGGGCGTGGAACAGATGGTCGCACGCGCCGATCAGCGAAAAGTAGAAGAGCATGGGATCGACGTCGCGGAATGCGCCTTCGCGCACACCCTGTTCGAGAATTGCCTTTTGCGCCGCCGCGAGAGGCTTGGTGAACCGCTCGGCGATGAAGCGGGCGGTTTCCGAATCGGTATCGATCGACAGCGCGCCGACCAGGCGGTTCATGTAGGGATAGCGGTAATAAGTTTTGATCACGCCGGAAATGTGGTGCCGCATCTTCTGCGGGGCCGGCATGTCTGCCTCGACCAGCGCGTCCAGGTTGCCGAACGTACCGCCGGCATCGCGCTCGAGCAGGGCCATGAACAGGCCGGCCTTGTTGCCGAAATGATAGCGGATCAGCGCGGAGTTGAGACCGGAGCGCTGTGCGATGTCGACGAAAGTGACGTCCACCGAATTGCGTTCGGTCATCAACGCACTGGTGGCGTTGAGCAATGCGTCGGCCGACGCGATCCCACT from Sphingosinithalassobacter sp. CS137 harbors:
- a CDS encoding fatty acid--CoA ligase, producing MGEATQRTRVDQAIDFDAMPRLGDIPAYHASRRPLKTATCFEGTETSWATLDARANRVANALLAEGLKPGARVGFVGKALDSFFELMFGVAKAGMVMVPAQWRLAAREIIQVFDDSDTRLLFLAADQFERASEYCALPGVDKCIAMEPGSDLPGFAEWRDAADSSAPDIEVDPGDVALQLYTSGTTGKPKGVMLSHRNILSGRRDAMGVPMPWNEWLEDDVNLVALPLGHIGGVGWAIVGYFNGATTIVHRDFLPAQVLEAMAKDGISKMFLVPTAIQMLLMMPNVRELEFPKLRHILYGASPIALDLLREATEVFKCGFAQQYGMTETCGTIVYLPPEDHDAAGNERMRSAGLPMPGVEIRIVHPQERSVLPPREVGEVETRSVANMVGYWNRDDATSETVDNDGWLRTGDAGYLDEDGYLYIHDRFKDMICTGAENVYPAEVESAIYGHPAVQEVAVFGVPDAKWGEAVKAVVVPKSGSDANADDIIAYAKGRIAGFKVPKTVDFVDALPRTASGKVMRRALRDPYWEGRDRGVN
- a CDS encoding TetR family transcriptional regulator, whose product is MASTAQRKDSGIASADALLNATSALMTERNSVDVTFVDIAQRSGLNSALIRYHFGNKAGLFMALLERDAGGTFGNLDALVEADMPAPQKMRHHISGVIKTYYRYPYMNRLVGALSIDTDSETARFIAERFTKPLAAAQKAILEQGVREGAFRDVDPMLFYFSLIGACDHLFHARHSLKYAFGIDEITDEMRRGYADHITELLMESILLHR